The window GTGGGTATTTTAACGATACTTTTTTTAGCTGCTAACCAGATTGGTAATAAGCTCGAAAAAAATGCAAAAGATATTGATTTGGTGGTAGGGGCAAAAGGAAGTCCCTTGCAATTGATTATGAGCAGCATTTATCATATCGATTTTCCTACAGGAAACATTCCGGCGGCAGATGCCTACCGCTTAATGAAAAACCCGATGGTAAAAAGAGCAGTTCCGCTGGCGCTTGGGGATAATTACAACGGGTACCGCATTGTAGGTACCGATACCACTTTTAATGGATTATACAGCTTATCTGTACAAAAAGGCAGTTTCTGGAAAAAAGATTTAGAGGTTACCATAGGGAGCACGGTGGCATTAGCTTCAAAACTGCGTATTGGTGATACCTTTTTCGGTGCACACGGACTTACTGGTAGCAGCGATATACATAAACAACATGCCTATGTGGTAAAAGGTATTTTAAAGCCGCAGGGCAATATAACCGATAACCTGATCCTCACCAATATTGGTAGTGTTTATAAAATGCACGAAGCGCCAGTGGAGAAACATGAGCACCATTTGGCCGGAGAGAGCAAGGAAATTAACGATAAACAAATTACTGCTATTTTAATCCAATACCGTTCGCCGATGTCGGTTATTGTTTTTCCGCGGATGGTGAACCAAAGTACCAATATGCAGGCTGCATCGCCAGCCATGGAAAGTGCAAGGCTGTTTTCTTTAATTGGTGTTGGAGTAGATACTTTAAAGTGGTTTGCTGTT is drawn from Pedobacter sp. HDW13 and contains these coding sequences:
- a CDS encoding ABC transporter permease — protein: MNIFKISSQNLYRNKLTTLLNIILVAFGVGILTILFLAANQIGNKLEKNAKDIDLVVGAKGSPLQLIMSSIYHIDFPTGNIPAADAYRLMKNPMVKRAVPLALGDNYNGYRIVGTDTTFNGLYSLSVQKGSFWKKDLEVTIGSTVALASKLRIGDTFFGAHGLTGSSDIHKQHAYVVKGILKPQGNITDNLILTNIGSVYKMHEAPVEKHEHHLAGESKEINDKQITAILIQYRSPMSVIVFPRMVNQSTNMQAASPAMESARLFSLIGVGVDTLKWFAVLIMGIAALSIFISLYNAMKERKYDLAVMRCLGASKFRLFLLVLLDGMLVTGIGTCFGLLIGHAALELIGAYQESSQARLSGMVIVPQEMYLIVTGFFTGALASVIPALQIYKVDIAETLTKAH